CGCTGGCGGAAATTACAACGTTACACTGATCAGCATTTCCAATGCGGGTTGTTCGGATACGGCTACTGCCACTGTGGTGGTAAATGCCCTGCCTTCGGCTGCCATTACCGCTTCGGGAAGCACCACACTTTGTGCCGGCGACAGCATTACACTTAGCGTGCCCGCGGCAGCCAGCAATAGTTATGTATGGAATACGGCTGCCACAACCAGCAGCATTGTGGTAAATTCGGCCGGAACCTATTCTGTTTTGGTAGCCGATACCAATACTGGCTGTCAGAGCAGTGATTCGGTTTCAGTTAGCGTTATTCCCAGCCCGCTGGCAAACGCCGGTTCCGACCAGTCGGTGAGCGCAGGCGAAACCATTCAGCTCAACGGCACTGGCGGAGCAATTTACAGCTGGGCCCCGTCAAACGGTTTAAACAACACAACCATTGCATCGCCCACGGTTACAGCTCCGTTCACAATTACCTACACGCTTACCGTAACTGATCTGAACGGCTGTTCAGATACCGACGCGGTAACCATTACGCTGCTGAGCGATTTCAACCTTGTAGTAGCCAACCTGATGACACCCAACGGCGATGGCTTTAACGATGTGTGGAATGTAATGGGTATTGAACAGTATCCGGGCAACCGTGTAACGATCTACAACCGCAACGGTATGCTGGTGTACGAAACCGAAAATTACAACAACACCTGGGGCGGAACCTACAACGGTGCCGAGCTGCCCGATGGAACCTATTATTACGTCATTACTTTCCCCGATACAGACCGGGAAGTAAAAGGTGCAATTACCATACTCCATGAAGGCAAATAAGTTGAACCACCTGAACTCAAAAACCATGAAGAAGATTTTCATCACGGCTGCTTTTACAGGTGCGTTCGCACTGCAGTCAACCGCTCAACAGCTTCCGCTTTACAGCCAGTATGCATTCAATCCGTTTATCTACAATCCGGCCATGACAGGCATTTCGGGCGAAACCAATGCGTTTCTGACCCACCGCCAGCAGTGGACACAGATGACGGGCAGCCCTACAACCAATGCCATTACGGTAGATGGTTTTATGGACGATAAGAATGTAGGACTTGGTCTGGCCATCTTTAACGATGTGCAGGATATCAACGAGCGTTTAGGCATTTACACCTCGTATGCCTATCGGTTAAAAATAAACGACGACCAGCAGGTGCGTTTTGGCTTGTCTGTTGGTTTTCTGGATAACCGCATTGATTTTTCGCGTGCAGTGGTAAAAGATGTGGCTGATCCGCTTATGCTTTCGCAAATTCAGCGTCGTGCGGCGCTTGATGCCACAGCTGCCGTTATGTACAGCTGGAAAGACCTGCGTGTGGGCATTTCGGTGCCGCAGGTAGTGGGGCAGAAGGTTGAGTTTGCATCTGTTGATTCACGCACCTATTACCAGCTGAACCGTCATTTTTTGGGCAGTGTAGGTTATAAGTACGTAATCAACGAAGACCAGAAAATTGCTCTTGAGCCGCTGGCAATGGTTCGCTGGCTGCCCAACACACCGGTGCAGTATGATGTGAATGTGATGGGAAGCTGGCGCGATATGATCTGGCTTGGTGCTTCGTACCGCAGCAACTATGCGGTGGGCGCCAACCTGCGTGTAAAACTGTTCGGCAGTTTGAGTGCGGGCTATGCCTACGATTTTATCATCACACCGTTGCGCACCTCTGCGGGTATCAGCCATGAGTTTATGCTGGGTTATACCTTCGGTAAAATTACCTCATCAACCTCGTCAACCACCACCGGTCCGCTGCGTGGCAAGTACGACTAGATTCAAATCGCAAACAAAACGTACCATCCATTAACCCGAAATGTTTGTGAGGCAACTACTGTTTACGTTTTTTATGCTTCCTGCATTGCTCTCCGTCACATCGCTCGGAGCGCAGGCATCTTCGGAAAAACTCATGATTGCGCACGGCGAAACGCTGTTTCAGCAACGTGAGTATGAGCAGGCTTACGGCTACTACAACAAGCTGCGTGAGCTGCATCCCGAAGTGGTACTTTACCAGTACCGTACCGGTATCTGTGCCATTTACAGAGGCGACCCGAAAGAAGCACTTGAATTACTCAAAGGCGCTTACGATAAAGATCCCTCGCTTGAGAATATCAACTTTTTTCTTGGCCGGGCTTATCTGCTCAATGAACAGTTTGACGATGCACTGCTTCAGTTTAATCTTCAGCTGGCCAAAGAAACCAACGAGGCTGATAAGCAGCGCCTGCAGCAGTATGTAACCAATACGGTTACTGCCAAAGAGCTTATTGGCAAGCCGGTAAATACCATCGT
This genomic window from Bacteroidota bacterium contains:
- a CDS encoding type IX secretion system membrane protein PorP/SprF, which gives rise to MKKIFITAAFTGAFALQSTAQQLPLYSQYAFNPFIYNPAMTGISGETNAFLTHRQQWTQMTGSPTTNAITVDGFMDDKNVGLGLAIFNDVQDINERLGIYTSYAYRLKINDDQQVRFGLSVGFLDNRIDFSRAVVKDVADPLMLSQIQRRAALDATAAVMYSWKDLRVGISVPQVVGQKVEFASVDSRTYYQLNRHFLGSVGYKYVINEDQKIALEPLAMVRWLPNTPVQYDVNVMGSWRDMIWLGASYRSNYAVGANLRVKLFGSLSAGYAYDFIITPLRTSAGISHEFMLGYTFGKITSSTSSTTTGPLRGKYD